In the Verrucomicrobiia bacterium genome, one interval contains:
- a CDS encoding anthrone oxygenase family protein, which yields MDVVPALRKLKPKAHIEMFQAIDCTIVNPVFMLSFLGPVILLPTGVFLTRGEPGFGLLLAATIVQIVGSNAVTVAGHLPLNAELMKVDTAQLSEAKAEKIRTKFQGPSSRWVWLHTVRTLSSTAALALVLAALAA from the coding sequence GTGGATGTGGTCCCTGCCTTGCGCAAACTAAAACCAAAAGCACACATAGAAATGTTTCAGGCTATTGATTGCACTATTGTGAATCCTGTCTTTATGCTGAGTTTTCTTGGGCCGGTTATCTTACTGCCCACGGGCGTATTTTTGACGCGCGGCGAGCCGGGTTTTGGGCTGCTACTAGCAGCCACTATTGTGCAAATTGTTGGCAGCAACGCAGTAACAGTAGCTGGCCATTTGCCGCTGAATGCAGAACTCATGAAGGTTGATACTGCCCAGCTGTCCGAGGCTAAAGCGGAAAAGATTCGTACGAAATTTCAGGGTCCCAGTTCTAGGTGGGTGTGGCTGCATACGGTCCGGACACTTTCGTCTACCGCTGCTTTGGCTTTGGTCCTTGCGGCGCTGGCTGCCTAG
- a CDS encoding PLP-dependent aspartate aminotransferase family protein: protein MSRQHNGITRHVHLSSSLHFDSLGDFVQAGEGAPKLAGQTARGLDNGYGLQGNPTCHALQDAVSQLENGSRSLLYSSGMTALTALGGLLRSGDHWLLPAGVYGPMQRYARYLKERYDISYDMYDPLDPQSLQRLITPHSKLIHIESPCSVTFETTPIAGVVAIARGHSLLVSADNTWASGVLCKPLDTGVDISILSLTKYAAGYSDVFMGSVTTRDEQLYKQLAYDHRVHGYTVSPFSAMLVQRGLETLPTRIIAHARSAARLLRIVRKSPAVARIFCGGPSATTELKGSNGLFAVELYRVYSNEELQDILSGLRVFSIGESWGGTKSLVLPFQPQDLADHASSPQGTVLRFHAGLEDVAAQAADIKNILHKLD from the coding sequence ATGTCCAGACAACACAATGGTATAACTCGACATGTGCATTTGAGCAGTAGCTTGCACTTTGATAGCCTGGGGGATTTTGTACAGGCGGGCGAGGGCGCACCGAAGCTTGCAGGACAAACCGCTCGCGGACTTGATAATGGCTATGGCCTGCAGGGCAATCCAACCTGCCATGCCTTGCAAGATGCCGTGTCGCAATTAGAAAATGGCAGCCGTAGCCTCCTGTATTCTAGCGGCATGACGGCTTTGACGGCACTTGGTGGTTTGCTGCGATCGGGTGATCACTGGTTGCTCCCAGCTGGCGTGTACGGGCCGATGCAACGATATGCCCGATACCTCAAAGAGCGCTACGATATTTCGTATGACATGTACGATCCGCTCGATCCCCAGTCATTGCAGCGTCTCATTACGCCACATAGCAAGCTTATTCATATAGAATCACCGTGTTCTGTAACGTTCGAGACAACACCTATTGCGGGTGTGGTGGCAATTGCCCGCGGGCATAGCTTGTTAGTTTCTGCTGACAATACCTGGGCGTCTGGTGTGCTCTGCAAACCGCTCGATACGGGTGTTGATATCAGCATACTAAGCCTGACCAAATATGCCGCGGGGTACTCTGATGTGTTTATGGGGTCGGTGACGACCCGAGACGAACAGCTGTACAAGCAGCTTGCTTATGACCATCGGGTGCACGGCTATACCGTGTCGCCATTTTCTGCAATGCTTGTCCAGCGTGGGCTGGAAACCCTTCCGACGCGTATTATTGCTCATGCCCGTAGTGCCGCTAGGCTGTTACGCATTGTACGAAAATCACCGGCAGTTGCGCGAATCTTTTGCGGTGGGCCATCGGCTACTACCGAGCTAAAAGGATCCAACGGGCTGTTTGCTGTTGAGCTATACCGCGTCTACAGCAATGAAGAGCTGCAGGATATTTTGAGCGGTCTTCGGGTTTTTTCTATTGGTGAATCCTGGGGTGGCACCAAAAGCTTGGTGTTGCCTTTCCAGCCCCAAGACCTAGCTGATCACGCTAGCTCGCCCCAAGGAACCGTACTACGCTTCCACGCCGGACTAGAAGACGTGGCAGCTCAGGCAGCGGACATAAAGAACATTTTGCACAAGCTTGACTAG
- a CDS encoding NUDIX domain-containing protein, which produces MTNHYQKLIESGEWGDGIAWELYETSELPPEELCTAALCAAIIGNRVVLACSERGWGVLGGHREDDETLAETLKREAREEGGFVIDSHCLFAVCKVTARQPIAHQQPDRTYPFPTSYMVYYWATTKAGLQVPTGQEILESGSFDLDALPPLNPLDQAVIEAGWEAYQITTRDSHED; this is translated from the coding sequence GTGACTAACCACTACCAAAAACTTATCGAGTCTGGCGAATGGGGCGATGGCATAGCCTGGGAGCTATATGAAACTTCCGAGCTGCCACCTGAAGAACTCTGTACGGCAGCTCTGTGTGCGGCTATCATCGGCAATAGAGTAGTACTGGCGTGTAGCGAGCGTGGCTGGGGAGTGCTGGGTGGTCACCGGGAAGACGACGAGACGCTGGCCGAAACGCTCAAGAGAGAAGCGCGTGAAGAGGGCGGCTTTGTTATCGATAGCCATTGTCTCTTTGCTGTCTGCAAGGTTACCGCGCGGCAACCAATAGCACACCAACAACCCGACAGAACCTACCCGTTCCCTACTAGTTACATGGTCTACTATTGGGCCACGACCAAAGCAGGACTTCAGGTACCAACTGGCCAGGAAATCCTAGAGTCTGGCAGCTTTGATCTCGATGCACTTCCCCCACTCAACCCCTTAGACCAGGCCGTGATAGAAGCGGGCTGGGAAGCCTACCAAATAACAACCAGAGACTCCCATGAAGATTGA
- a CDS encoding peptidoglycan-binding domain-containing protein encodes MVLVVFVLAFSLVGSYRLYSTSAAGQKTVNTCRDRNITLRRGSTGPCVETVQKLMTAFKNFNDPSWPVLRVDGQYGPQTEATVRKYQKLSGIAADGVVGPQTWRALDLSCIHYDRDFGKYYSGCDYFNG; translated from the coding sequence GTGGTGCTGGTCGTTTTTGTACTAGCTTTTTCGTTAGTCGGTTCATACAGACTCTATAGCACCAGTGCAGCTGGCCAGAAGACAGTAAACACCTGCCGAGACCGTAACATTACCCTACGACGCGGCTCCACGGGGCCATGCGTAGAGACCGTCCAAAAGCTGATGACAGCCTTCAAGAATTTTAATGATCCCTCTTGGCCCGTACTCAGGGTTGACGGTCAATACGGACCCCAAACAGAAGCTACCGTTAGAAAATACCAAAAACTCTCAGGCATAGCAGCCGACGGCGTAGTGGGCCCTCAAACATGGAGAGCACTTGATCTCAGCTGCATCCACTACGACCGAGACTTTGGCAAATACTATTCCGGCTGCGACTACTTCAATGGCTAG